A part of Streptomyces sp. DSM 40750 genomic DNA contains:
- a CDS encoding MurR/RpiR family transcriptional regulator, whose translation MSADKGTGLTDSPAARLQTLFEGHRLTPTQRRIAHSMVRRAADVPFLSSVELAELAGVSQPSVTRFAVALGFDGYPALRRHLRDVAPAEPVVDTTAYNEYQQAVEAEIENLRHLAEVLADPAPVARAGRLLAASRPLPVLGLRAAASQAYGFAYFAAKVHPDVRLLHEGGSMLQDRIDAAVRAGATALLCFALPRHPREVVETLAYAREAGLFVVTVADSAFAPVAKVSDLLLPAAVGTGLAFDTACAPMLLGRVLLEAMCDDLPEAQARLEEFDARAATRGLFVE comes from the coding sequence ATGAGCGCGGACAAGGGCACGGGCCTGACGGACAGTCCTGCCGCGCGGTTGCAGACCCTCTTCGAGGGGCACCGCCTGACGCCCACCCAGCGGCGGATCGCCCACAGCATGGTGCGGCGGGCGGCGGACGTGCCGTTCCTGTCGAGCGTGGAGCTGGCGGAGCTGGCCGGGGTCAGCCAGCCGTCGGTGACACGGTTCGCGGTGGCGCTGGGCTTCGACGGCTACCCGGCGCTGCGCAGGCATCTGCGGGACGTCGCGCCCGCCGAACCGGTCGTGGACACCACCGCCTACAACGAGTACCAGCAGGCCGTCGAGGCCGAGATCGAGAACCTGCGGCATCTGGCCGAGGTGCTCGCCGATCCCGCCCCGGTGGCGCGGGCCGGGCGGCTGCTGGCCGCGTCCCGGCCGCTGCCGGTGCTCGGGCTGCGCGCCGCGGCCTCCCAGGCGTACGGCTTCGCGTACTTCGCCGCGAAGGTCCACCCCGATGTACGGCTGCTGCACGAGGGCGGCAGCATGCTCCAGGACCGTATCGACGCGGCGGTACGGGCGGGCGCCACCGCGCTGCTCTGCTTCGCGCTGCCACGGCATCCGCGCGAGGTCGTCGAGACCCTGGCGTACGCCAGGGAGGCGGGGCTCTTCGTCGTCACGGTCGCCGACTCGGCCTTCGCGCCCGTCGCCAAGGTCTCCGACCTGCTCCTGCCCGCCGCCGTCGGTACCGGGCTCGCCTTCGACACCGCCTGCGCCCCGATGCTCCTCGGCCGCGTGCTCCTGGAGGCCATGTGCGACGACCTGCCGGAGGCCCAGGCCCGCCTGGAGGAGTTCGACGCGAGGGCCGCGACGCGGGGGCTGTTCGTGGAGTAG
- a CDS encoding aromatic amino acid ammonia-lyase: MSSRIMGATDAPTLAVAAVPTGLVVLDGHALGVADVVRLADGAARPVPGSEGMRRVEESWDAARQIAATGRVYGRSTGVGANRAEDVPTEAAAEHGLRLLRSHAGAIGEELPARQVRAMLAVRANQLLAGGAGLRPTVVTALCEALESGAYPVVNEFGSVGTGDIAALAQMGLALAGEHPWRGPAAVAGAAGVPEAQPLDNNDALALISSNALTLGQAALALHELRGLIAATQVVAALSLLAVDGSHEAYAAPVHVARAHKGSREVAWRMRELIGAADRPTPPLGRIQDPYGFRCLPQVHGPALDAADALEGVLEVEINAAAENPLICPEDMAAYHHGGFYQAQLALALDHFRLAVTQVARLSTSRLSSLNEPAYTRLRPFLADHEPASSGVMILEYAAGAALGDLRAFSAPASLGHAVLSRGVEEQASFASLAARQTLRACGAYRLVVGCELVAAVRALRQRDLRPDPELPVGRALELAEAVLDADAADRPLTADVSAAAVLLDRFTEVWTDVQTDLRRGSAS; this comes from the coding sequence ATGTCCTCTCGGATCATGGGCGCGACGGACGCCCCCACTCTCGCCGTGGCGGCCGTTCCGACCGGTCTCGTCGTCCTCGACGGGCACGCGCTCGGTGTCGCCGATGTCGTACGGCTCGCCGACGGGGCCGCGCGGCCCGTGCCCGGCAGCGAGGGGATGCGGCGGGTCGAGGAGTCCTGGGACGCGGCCCGGCAGATCGCGGCGACCGGACGCGTGTACGGCCGCTCCACCGGCGTCGGCGCCAACCGCGCCGAGGACGTGCCCACCGAGGCCGCCGCCGAGCACGGTCTGCGGCTGCTGCGCAGCCACGCGGGGGCCATCGGCGAGGAGCTGCCCGCCCGGCAGGTACGGGCCATGCTCGCCGTACGCGCCAACCAGCTGCTCGCGGGCGGCGCCGGGCTCCGGCCGACGGTGGTCACCGCGCTGTGCGAGGCGCTGGAGAGCGGGGCGTACCCCGTGGTCAACGAGTTCGGGTCGGTGGGGACGGGGGACATCGCGGCGCTGGCCCAGATGGGGCTGGCGCTGGCGGGGGAGCATCCGTGGCGGGGCCCGGCGGCTGTGGCGGGGGCCGCCGGCGTTCCCGAGGCCCAGCCGCTCGACAACAACGACGCCCTCGCGCTGATCAGCAGTAACGCGCTCACGCTCGGACAGGCCGCGCTGGCCCTGCATGAACTGCGGGGGCTGATCGCGGCCACCCAGGTCGTCGCCGCGCTGTCGCTGCTCGCGGTGGACGGCTCGCACGAGGCGTACGCGGCGCCCGTGCACGTCGCGCGCGCCCACAAGGGGTCGCGCGAAGTGGCATGGCGCATGCGGGAGTTGATCGGTGCGGCCGACCGGCCGACCCCGCCGCTGGGACGGATACAGGACCCGTACGGCTTCCGGTGTCTGCCGCAGGTCCACGGGCCCGCGCTGGACGCGGCGGACGCGCTGGAGGGTGTGCTGGAGGTGGAGATCAACGCGGCCGCGGAGAATCCGCTGATCTGCCCCGAGGACATGGCCGCGTACCACCACGGCGGCTTCTACCAGGCACAACTCGCCCTCGCCCTGGACCACTTCAGGCTGGCGGTGACGCAGGTGGCGCGGCTGTCGACCTCCCGGTTGTCCTCGCTCAACGAGCCCGCCTACACCCGGCTGCGGCCCTTCCTCGCCGACCACGAGCCCGCCTCGTCGGGTGTGATGATCCTCGAGTACGCCGCCGGCGCCGCCCTCGGTGACCTGAGGGCCTTCTCCGCGCCCGCGTCGCTCGGCCACGCTGTACTCTCCCGGGGCGTCGAGGAACAGGCCAGCTTCGCCTCGCTCGCCGCACGGCAGACGCTGCGGGCGTGCGGCGCGTACCGGCTCGTCGTCGGCTGCGAACTCGTCGCCGCGGTACGGGCGTTGCGCCAGCGGGATCTGCGGCCGGATCCGGAGCTGCCCGTCGGGCGGGCGCTGGAGCTGGCGGAGGCCGTGCTGGACGCGGACGCCGCCGACCGGCCGCTGACGGCGGACGTGAGCGCGGCGGCCGTACTGCTCGACCGGTTCACCGAGGTCTGGACGGACGTCCAGACCGACCTGCGGAGGGGGAGCGCGTCATGA
- a CDS encoding cystathionine beta-synthase, whose product MQFHDSMISLVGNTPLLRLNSVTEGIQATVLAKVEYFNPGGSVKDRIALRMIEAAEESGELRPGGTIVEPTSGNTGVGLAIVAQRKGYKCIFVCPDKVSTDKINVLRAYGAEVVVCPTAVDPEHPDSYYNVSDRLVRETPGAWKPDQYSNPNNPLSHYHSTGPELWEQTEGRITHFVAGVGTGGTISGTGRYLKDASDGRVQVIGADPEGSVYSGGSGRPYLVEGVGEDFWPTAYDRTVADEIVAVSDKDSFQMTRRLAKEEGLLVGGSCGMAVVAALKVAERLGPDDVVVVLLPDSGRGYLSKIFNDEWMADYGFLEDEGPSARVADVLSDKEHGAIPSLVHMHPDETVGQAIEVLREYGVSQMPIVKPGAGHPDVMAAEVVGSVVERELLDALFTQRAALDDPLEKHMSAPLPQVGSGEPVADLMSVLGSADAAIVLVEGKPKGVVSRQDLLAFLAKGGMKQ is encoded by the coding sequence GTGCAATTCCACGACTCGATGATCAGCCTCGTCGGCAACACCCCGCTGCTGAGGCTCAACAGCGTGACCGAGGGCATCCAGGCGACCGTCCTGGCCAAGGTCGAGTACTTCAATCCAGGCGGTTCCGTGAAGGACCGCATCGCGCTGCGCATGATCGAGGCGGCGGAGGAGAGCGGGGAGCTGAGGCCCGGCGGCACGATCGTCGAGCCCACCAGCGGAAACACGGGCGTGGGGCTCGCCATCGTCGCCCAGCGCAAGGGGTACAAGTGCATCTTCGTGTGCCCCGACAAGGTGAGCACCGACAAGATCAATGTGCTCAGGGCCTACGGCGCCGAGGTCGTGGTCTGCCCCACCGCCGTCGACCCCGAGCACCCCGACTCGTACTACAACGTCTCCGACCGGCTGGTCCGTGAGACGCCGGGTGCCTGGAAGCCCGACCAGTACTCCAACCCGAACAACCCGCTCTCCCACTACCACTCGACCGGCCCTGAGCTGTGGGAGCAGACGGAGGGACGGATCACGCATTTCGTGGCGGGCGTGGGGACCGGCGGGACGATTTCCGGCACGGGGCGTTACCTGAAGGACGCCAGCGACGGCCGTGTCCAGGTCATCGGCGCCGATCCCGAGGGGTCCGTGTACTCCGGCGGGTCCGGGCGGCCGTACCTCGTCGAGGGCGTCGGTGAGGACTTCTGGCCGACCGCGTACGACCGGACCGTCGCCGACGAGATCGTCGCCGTGTCCGACAAGGACTCCTTCCAGATGACCCGGCGGCTGGCGAAGGAGGAGGGCCTGCTCGTGGGCGGCTCCTGCGGCATGGCCGTCGTCGCCGCGCTGAAGGTCGCCGAGCGGCTCGGCCCGGACGACGTGGTCGTCGTCCTGCTGCCCGACAGCGGACGCGGCTACCTCAGCAAGATCTTCAACGACGAGTGGATGGCCGACTACGGCTTCCTGGAGGACGAGGGGCCCAGCGCGCGCGTGGCCGACGTCCTCAGCGACAAGGAGCACGGCGCCATCCCCTCCCTCGTCCATATGCACCCGGACGAGACGGTCGGGCAGGCGATCGAGGTGCTGCGGGAGTACGGCGTCTCGCAGATGCCGATCGTGAAGCCGGGCGCCGGGCACCCGGACGTGATGGCCGCCGAGGTGGTCGGGTCCGTCGTCGAACGGGAGCTGCTGGACGCCCTGTTCACCCAGCGCGCCGCGCTCGACGACCCGCTGGAGAAGCACATGTCGGCGCCGCTGCCGCAGGTCGGTTCCGGTGAACCGGTCGCCGACCTGATGTCCGTACTCGGTTCGGCGGACGCGGCGATCGTGCTGGTCGAGGGCAAGCCGAAGGGTGTCGTCAGCCGGCAGGACCTGCTCGCGTTCCTCGCCAAGGGCGGGATGAAGCAGTAG
- a CDS encoding SGNH/GDSL hydrolase family protein: MSSMSRARVARRIAAGAAYGGGGIGLVGAAAVGVLLAEVRMAKRVVGNGHSPHPPSAEGLYGHAYSRHGRTYGSYGSSHNAPDDPPLRLVMLGDSTAVGQGVHRSRQTPGALIASGLAAVAERPVRLRNVALPGAQSDDLDRQVALVLEDPSQVPDVCVIMIGANDVTHRMPPTRSVRHLSAAVRRLRTAGAEVVVGTCPDLGTIEPVQQPLRWLARRASRQLAAAQTIGTVEQGGRTVSLGDLLGPEFEQNPRELFGPDNYHPSAEGYATAAMAVLPTVCAALGLWPAEEERPDVSRREGFLPVARAAAEAASEAGTEVTAAMPTGPRGPWALLKRRRRRRVPVPDPEPTAAAEAQPGA, encoded by the coding sequence ATGTCGAGCATGTCTAGGGCGAGGGTGGCCCGGCGTATCGCGGCGGGCGCGGCGTACGGCGGTGGTGGCATCGGGCTGGTGGGTGCGGCGGCCGTGGGTGTGCTGCTGGCCGAGGTACGGATGGCCAAGCGGGTCGTGGGCAACGGGCACAGCCCGCATCCCCCGAGCGCGGAGGGCCTCTACGGCCACGCCTACAGCCGGCACGGCCGTACGTACGGCTCGTACGGCAGTTCGCACAACGCCCCCGACGATCCCCCGCTCCGGCTCGTCATGCTCGGCGACTCCACCGCCGTCGGCCAGGGCGTCCACCGGTCCCGGCAGACCCCGGGCGCCCTCATCGCCTCGGGGCTCGCGGCGGTGGCCGAGCGCCCGGTGCGGCTGCGCAACGTCGCGCTGCCGGGCGCCCAGTCCGACGACCTGGACCGGCAGGTGGCGCTGGTCCTGGAGGACCCGTCCCAGGTCCCCGACGTCTGCGTGATCATGATCGGCGCGAACGACGTGACCCACCGGATGCCCCCGACCCGCTCGGTGCGCCACCTGTCCGCGGCCGTACGGCGACTGCGGACCGCCGGCGCGGAGGTGGTGGTCGGCACCTGTCCCGACCTCGGCACGATCGAGCCCGTGCAGCAACCACTGCGCTGGCTCGCCCGCCGGGCCTCGCGGCAGTTGGCGGCCGCCCAGACGATCGGAACCGTCGAACAGGGCGGCCGCACCGTGTCCCTGGGCGACCTCCTCGGCCCCGAGTTCGAACAGAACCCCCGTGAACTGTTCGGCCCCGACAACTACCACCCCTCCGCCGAGGGCTACGCGACCGCGGCGATGGCCGTCCTGCCGACGGTGTGCGCGGCGCTGGGCCTGTGGCCGGCGGAGGAGGAGCGGCCGGACGTCAGCCGCCGCGAGGGCTTCCTGCCGGTGGCCCGCGCCGCCGCCGAGGCCGCGTCCGAAGCCGGCACCGAGGTGACGGCCGCCATGCCCACAGGGCCTCGTGGGCCCTGGGCCCTGCTGAAGCGGCGGCGTCGGCGGAGGGTGCCGGTGCCCGACCCGGAGCCGACCGCTGCCGCGGAGGCGCAGCCGGGCGCGTGA
- a CDS encoding acetyl-CoA C-acetyltransferase has protein sequence MPEAVIVSAARSPIGRAFKGSLKDLRPDDLTATIIEAALAKVPELDPKDIDDLMLGCGLPGGEAGHNLGRIVAVQLGMDHLPGCTITRYCSSSLQTSRMALHAIKAGEGDVFISAGVETVSRSIKGTSDGLPDTHNPLFADAEARTEAVSKSEGADWHDPREDGLLPDPYIAMGQTAENLARQWGVTRQDMDEFGVRSQNLAEEAIKKGFWEREITPVTLPDGSVVSADDGPRAGVTLEAVQGLKPVFRPDGLVTAGNCCPLNDGAAALVIMSDTKARELGLTPLARIVSTGVSGLSPEIMGYGPVEASKQALSRAGLTVDDIDLFEINEAFAAQVIPSYRDLNIPLDKLNVNGGAIAVGHPFGMTGARITATLINSLQFHDKQFGLETMCVGGGQGMAMVIERLS, from the coding sequence ATGCCCGAAGCCGTGATCGTCTCAGCCGCCCGCTCCCCCATCGGCCGCGCTTTCAAGGGCTCGCTGAAGGATCTGCGCCCCGACGACCTGACCGCCACGATCATCGAGGCCGCCCTCGCGAAGGTGCCGGAGCTGGACCCGAAGGACATCGACGACCTGATGCTGGGCTGCGGCCTCCCCGGCGGCGAGGCGGGGCACAACCTGGGCCGGATCGTCGCCGTACAGCTGGGCATGGACCACCTGCCGGGCTGCACGATCACCCGTTACTGTTCCTCCTCGCTCCAGACGTCCCGCATGGCCCTGCACGCCATCAAGGCCGGCGAGGGCGATGTCTTCATCTCGGCCGGTGTCGAGACGGTGTCCCGGAGCATCAAGGGGACCAGCGACGGCCTGCCCGACACGCACAACCCCCTCTTCGCCGACGCCGAGGCCCGCACGGAGGCCGTGTCCAAGTCGGAGGGCGCCGACTGGCACGACCCGCGTGAGGACGGCCTGCTCCCCGACCCGTACATCGCGATGGGGCAGACCGCCGAGAACCTGGCCCGCCAGTGGGGCGTGACCCGGCAGGACATGGACGAGTTCGGCGTCCGCTCGCAGAACCTCGCCGAGGAAGCCATCAAGAAGGGCTTCTGGGAGCGCGAGATCACCCCGGTGACGCTGCCCGACGGCTCCGTCGTCAGCGCGGACGACGGCCCGCGCGCGGGCGTCACCCTGGAGGCCGTACAGGGCCTGAAGCCGGTCTTCCGCCCGGACGGGCTGGTCACCGCCGGCAACTGCTGCCCGCTGAACGACGGCGCCGCCGCCCTCGTGATCATGTCGGACACGAAGGCCCGCGAGCTGGGTCTGACCCCGCTCGCCCGCATCGTCTCGACGGGCGTCTCCGGCCTCTCCCCCGAGATCATGGGCTACGGCCCGGTGGAGGCGTCGAAGCAGGCCCTGTCCCGCGCGGGCCTCACCGTCGACGACATCGACCTGTTCGAGATCAACGAGGCCTTCGCCGCCCAGGTGATCCCCTCGTACCGCGACCTGAACATCCCGCTGGACAAGCTGAACGTGAACGGCGGCGCCATCGCCGTCGGCCACCCCTTCGGCATGACCGGCGCCCGTATCACCGCCACGCTCATCAACTCCCTCCAGTTCCACGACAAGCAGTTCGGCCTGGAGACGATGTGCGTCGGCGGCGGCCAGGGCATGGCGATGGTCATCGAGCGCCTCAGCTGA
- a CDS encoding DUF4287 domain-containing protein, giving the protein MSQVFSEETHRNLLARIPHCTGREISDWIRKVDEGPALFNFEEKVSWLRHEYDLAYGHAKAIIHEYDLRRAARKLR; this is encoded by the coding sequence ATGTCCCAAGTCTTCTCTGAGGAGACCCATCGCAACCTGCTCGCCCGCATCCCCCATTGCACCGGTCGTGAGATCTCCGACTGGATCCGCAAAGTCGACGAAGGCCCCGCTCTCTTCAACTTCGAGGAGAAGGTCAGCTGGCTCCGGCACGAGTACGACCTCGCGTACGGCCACGCCAAAGCGATCATTCACGAGTACGACCTGAGGAGGGCCGCGCGCAAGCTCCGCTGA
- a CDS encoding Bax inhibitor-1/YccA family protein, translating to MRSSNPVFSRRGFSRDNGYAGFNTAPQAGGAAVGTQGNPYAQGGNPYATNPYAQQDVQHGAPPQAPVTTGRMTMDDVVMRSAMTLGTVVVGAILAWALLPVTPTSFGLAIGAALIAFVLAMVQSFKRKASPALILTYAAFEGVFLGVLSEMFNSQWSGAPFQAVLGTMAVSGATLLVYKAGWIRVTARYARIGMTIAIAFILVMAVNLLLVVFGLAPDGGLRSMGPLGAIVGILAILLGAFFLTLDFKQIEDGIAYGAPREEAWLAAFGLTMTLVWIYVEMLRLVAIFSGDD from the coding sequence ATGAGGAGCAGCAACCCGGTCTTCTCGCGACGGGGGTTCAGCCGCGACAACGGCTACGCGGGCTTCAACACCGCGCCGCAGGCCGGGGGAGCAGCTGTCGGCACCCAGGGCAACCCCTACGCCCAGGGCGGCAACCCCTACGCGACGAACCCGTACGCCCAGCAGGACGTACAGCACGGCGCCCCGCCGCAGGCCCCGGTCACCACCGGCCGGATGACGATGGACGACGTCGTCATGCGTTCGGCCATGACGCTCGGCACCGTCGTCGTCGGCGCGATCCTGGCCTGGGCCCTCCTGCCCGTGACGCCCACGAGCTTCGGGCTGGCCATCGGCGCCGCGCTCATCGCCTTCGTCCTGGCGATGGTGCAGTCCTTCAAGCGCAAGGCCTCGCCCGCGCTGATCCTGACGTACGCCGCCTTCGAGGGTGTCTTCCTCGGCGTGCTCAGCGAGATGTTCAACTCGCAGTGGAGCGGCGCGCCCTTCCAGGCGGTGCTCGGCACCATGGCCGTCTCCGGTGCCACCCTCCTGGTCTACAAGGCGGGCTGGATCCGGGTCACCGCGCGATACGCCCGTATCGGCATGACCATCGCGATCGCCTTCATCCTCGTCATGGCGGTCAACCTGCTGCTGGTCGTCTTCGGGCTCGCCCCGGACGGCGGACTGCGCAGCATGGGCCCGCTCGGCGCGATCGTCGGCATCCTCGCGATCCTGCTCGGCGCGTTCTTCCTGACCCTCGACTTCAAGCAGATCGAGGACGGCATCGCCTACGGCGCCCCGCGCGAGGAGGCCTGGCTGGCCGCGTTCGGCCTGACCATGACCCTCGTGTGGATCTACGTCGAGATGCTCCGCCTGGTCGCCATCTTCAGCGGGGACGACTAA
- a CDS encoding ABC transporter ATP-binding protein, which yields MTTTPLADRATAVAARATELSKVYGQGETRVVALDQVTVDFRQAQFTAIMGPSGSGKSTLMHCVAGLDTFSAGSVRIGETELGSLKDKQLTKLRRDKIGFIFQAFNLLPTLTALENITLPMDIAGRKPDKRWLDTVIQMVGLADRLSHRPAQLSGGQQQRVAVARALASRPDIIFGDEPTGNLDSRSGAEVLGFLRNSVRELGQTVVMVTHDPVAAAYADRVIFLADGRIVDEMHEPTADSVLDRMKRFDTKGRTS from the coding sequence GTGACCACCACTCCCCTCGCCGACCGGGCCACCGCCGTGGCCGCCCGCGCCACGGAACTGTCGAAGGTCTACGGACAGGGCGAGACCCGGGTGGTCGCCCTGGATCAGGTGACCGTCGACTTCCGGCAGGCCCAGTTCACCGCGATCATGGGTCCCTCGGGGTCGGGCAAGTCCACGCTGATGCACTGCGTGGCGGGCCTGGACACCTTCTCGGCCGGCTCGGTCCGCATCGGTGAGACCGAGTTGGGCTCACTGAAGGACAAGCAGCTCACCAAGCTCCGCCGGGACAAGATCGGCTTCATCTTCCAGGCGTTCAACCTGCTGCCGACGCTGACGGCGCTGGAGAACATCACCCTCCCGATGGACATCGCGGGCCGCAAGCCGGACAAGCGGTGGCTGGACACCGTGATCCAGATGGTGGGCCTGGCCGACCGGTTGAGCCACCGGCCCGCGCAGCTCTCCGGCGGTCAGCAGCAGCGCGTGGCCGTGGCGCGGGCGCTCGCCTCGCGGCCGGACATCATCTTCGGGGACGAGCCGACCGGAAACCTCGACTCGCGTTCGGGGGCCGAGGTGCTGGGCTTTCTGCGCAACTCCGTACGGGAGTTGGGGCAGACCGTGGTGATGGTGACGCACGACCCGGTGGCGGCGGCGTACGCGGACCGGGTCATCTTCCTCGCCGACGGGCGCATCGTGGACGAGATGCACGAGCCGACGGCGGACTCCGTCCTGGACCGTATGAAGCGGTTCGACACCAAGGGCCGTACGAGCTAG
- a CDS encoding ABC transporter permease: MFRTALRNVLSHKARLLMTVLAVMLGVAFVSGTLVFTNTISDALQKSSAKGFDHVDVAIEPDYRPDEGDSIAEQPKLTPELLRKVERAPGAESATGVVSGFTALADKDGKLIGGGFQSQGGNYWGTDDPRYPIQDGGRAPKGENEIAIDSETAKRAGYEVGDTIRLSVNGPVLTSTVTAVFTTDDGNVAAGGSLTLFDTATAQKLFHMDGEYDAINVTAADGTSQAQLQAAVEKVLPKDTAYTTTGQELADDQATQIAAEMSGMKNGLLVFAGIALFVGTFIIANTFTMLVAQRTKELALLRAVGASRRQVTRSVLIEAFVVGAVAAVTGLAAGIGIGAGMRALIGALGETVPDGPLVVSPGTVATALAVGVLITMVAAWLPGRRAAKIPPVAAMSSVHAKATTKSLVVRNTIGALLAGAGTATVLYATTMDGSDGQAPMGIGAVLLIIGVFVLTPLLSRPLIAAAAPVMRVFGISGKLARQNSVRNPRRTAATASALMIGLTLITGMTVMAGSLQTSIGKMAADAIKADYVVSMASGNYLSPDVEKKLAATEGVTATSSLRNAESRIGGETEYLTGVNGSAIGKLTNLPVDNGTFKVGGADVVVDAETAARYGWKAGSEFTAGFQGGEKQKLTVAGVYESNELLRGILLDNATLTERLPASTDPADMMVMVKTSAGASDTTKDRLEKALGENPAIKVQSGQDLSDDIAKMFTLMLNMLYGLLAMAVIVAVLGVINTLAMSVFERQQEIGMLRAIGLDRRGIKRMVRLESLVISLFGGVLGIGLGVFFGWAAGELLATKMPTYELVLPWARMGLFLLLAATVGILAALWPARRAAKLNMLAAIKSE, from the coding sequence ATGTTCCGTACCGCCCTGCGCAACGTGCTCTCGCACAAGGCCAGGCTGCTCATGACCGTGCTCGCGGTGATGCTCGGCGTCGCCTTCGTGTCCGGCACGCTGGTCTTCACGAACACCATTTCGGACGCGCTCCAGAAGAGCTCGGCCAAGGGCTTCGACCACGTGGACGTCGCGATCGAGCCGGACTACCGACCGGACGAGGGCGACAGCATCGCCGAGCAGCCGAAGCTGACGCCGGAGCTGCTGAGGAAGGTCGAGCGGGCACCCGGCGCCGAGTCGGCGACCGGTGTGGTGAGCGGGTTCACCGCGCTCGCCGACAAGGACGGCAAGCTGATCGGCGGCGGCTTCCAGTCGCAGGGCGGCAACTACTGGGGCACGGACGACCCCCGGTACCCGATCCAGGACGGCGGCCGGGCGCCCAAGGGTGAGAACGAGATCGCCATCGACTCGGAGACCGCGAAGCGGGCCGGGTACGAGGTGGGCGACACCATCCGGCTGTCCGTCAACGGGCCGGTACTCACCTCCACCGTCACCGCGGTCTTCACGACGGACGACGGCAACGTCGCGGCCGGCGGCAGCCTCACCCTGTTCGACACGGCGACCGCTCAGAAGCTCTTCCACATGGACGGCGAGTACGACGCGATCAACGTGACGGCGGCGGACGGCACCAGCCAGGCCCAGCTGCAGGCGGCCGTCGAGAAGGTCCTCCCCAAGGACACCGCGTACACCACCACCGGCCAGGAGCTGGCCGACGACCAGGCCACGCAGATCGCCGCCGAGATGAGCGGCATGAAGAACGGGCTGCTGGTCTTCGCGGGTATCGCCCTGTTCGTGGGCACGTTCATCATCGCCAACACCTTCACGATGCTGGTCGCCCAGCGCACCAAGGAGCTGGCGCTGCTGCGCGCGGTGGGCGCCTCCCGCCGCCAGGTGACGCGGTCCGTGCTGATCGAGGCGTTCGTCGTGGGCGCGGTAGCCGCGGTCACCGGTCTCGCCGCCGGCATCGGCATCGGCGCCGGGATGCGGGCCCTGATCGGCGCCCTCGGCGAGACCGTCCCCGACGGCCCGCTGGTGGTCTCCCCCGGCACGGTCGCCACCGCCCTGGCCGTCGGCGTACTGATCACCATGGTGGCCGCCTGGCTGCCGGGCCGCCGCGCGGCGAAGATCCCGCCGGTCGCCGCGATGAGCAGCGTCCACGCGAAGGCGACGACCAAGTCGCTCGTCGTACGGAACACGATCGGCGCGCTGCTCGCCGGCGCGGGCACCGCCACAGTCCTCTACGCCACGACCATGGACGGCTCGGACGGCCAGGCACCGATGGGTATCGGCGCGGTCCTCCTGATCATCGGCGTCTTCGTCCTCACGCCCCTCCTCTCCCGCCCCCTGATCGCGGCCGCGGCACCCGTCATGCGCGTCTTCGGGATCTCCGGCAAGCTCGCCCGGCAGAACTCCGTCCGCAATCCGCGCCGCACCGCCGCCACCGCCTCGGCGCTGATGATCGGCCTGACGCTGATCACCGGTATGACGGTGATGGCGGGCAGCCTGCAGACGTCCATCGGCAAGATGGCCGCCGACGCGATCAAGGCGGACTACGTCGTCTCGATGGCCAGCGGCAACTACCTCTCCCCCGACGTGGAGAAGAAGCTCGCGGCCACCGAGGGTGTCACCGCCACCTCGTCACTGCGCAACGCCGAGTCGCGCATCGGCGGCGAGACCGAGTACCTCACCGGCGTCAACGGCTCGGCCATCGGCAAGCTCACCAACCTCCCCGTGGACAACGGGACGTTCAAGGTCGGCGGCGCGGACGTCGTCGTGGACGCGGAGACGGCCGCGCGGTACGGCTGGAAGGCCGGTTCGGAGTTCACCGCCGGGTTCCAGGGCGGCGAGAAGCAGAAGCTGACGGTCGCCGGGGTCTACGAGAGCAACGAACTGCTCCGGGGCATCCTCCTGGACAACGCGACGCTCACCGAGCGCCTGCCTGCCTCCACCGACCCTGCCGACATGATGGTCATGGTCAAGACCTCGGCCGGCGCCTCCGACACCACCAAGGACCGGCTGGAGAAGGCCCTCGGCGAGAACCCGGCGATCAAGGTCCAGAGCGGGCAGGACCTCTCCGACGACATCGCGAAGATGTTCACGCTGATGCTGAACATGCTGTACGGCCTGCTGGCCATGGCCGTGATCGTCGCCGTACTCGGCGTCATCAACACCCTCGCCATGTCCGTCTTCGAGCGCCAGCAGGAGATCGGCATGCTCCGCGCGATCGGTCTCGACCGGCGGGGCATCAAGCGGATGGTCCGTCTTGAATCCCTGGTCATCTCCCTCTTCGGTGGTGTCCTCGGCATCGGTCTCGGCGTCTTCTTCGGCTGGGCCGCCGGCGAACTGCTCGCCACCAAGATGCCGACGTACGAACTGGTCCTCCCCTGGGCCCGGATGGGCCTCTTCCTTCTCTTGGCCGCCACGGTCGGCATCCTGGCCGCCCTGTGGCCGGCCCGCCGCGCGGCGAAGCTGAACATGCTCGCGGCGATCAAGTCGGAATAG